The genomic interval CGCGGAACTGCACGAGGGCGGCGGGACGGTTCATGTCGCTGGACCGTCGGGATTCCCGTCCCAGCGAGCGACTCGCCGGTCGGACCGGCGGGTACGGCGGCCTCGCCGTCGGGGAAACACGGGGGCGAAAGTGAAACTGGACGAGGAGGGGGAGGCGAACCGCCGGAGCCATGTGGGGTGTCCGCGTGGCTCGGACATGGAACGGGACGTCGATACGTTCGGGTCGCGTCGGTCCACGGTCTACGCCACGAACGGCGTGGTCGCCACGAGTCAACCGCTCGCCGCTCAGGCGGGCGTCCGGGTGCTGGAGGAGGGGGGCAACGCGTTCGACGCCGCCGTCGCCACCGCCGCGGCGCTGAACGTCACCGAACCCACCTCGACGGGCCTCGGCGGGGACGTGTTCGCGCTGTACCGCACGGCCGACGGCGAGGTCGGTGGGATGCGCTCGTGTGGCGGTGCGCCCCGGGAAGCGACCCGCGAGAAGGTGCGGGAGGCCGTCGCGGGCGAGAACGACGAGACGACACCCGAGGACGCCGAGATGCCACACCTCGGCCCGCACACCGTCACCGTGCCGGGGACCGCCCGCGGGTGGGAAGCGACCGTCGAGCGGTTCGGACGGCGTTCGCTCGCCGAAGCGCTCGAACCGGCCATCCGGTACGCCACGGAGGGCTACCCGGTCAGCGAGGTCATCGCCAGCCACTGGACCGGCGCCGAGGACCTGTTCGAGTCCGACCACGCCCGCGAGGCGTACCTCGTGGACGGTGAGCGCGCGCCCGAGGCGGGCGAGGTGATGGTCCTCGACCGACTCGGCGAGTCGCTGCAGGCCATCGCCGACGAGGGCGCGGACGTGGTGTACGAGGGCTCCATCGGCGAGGCAATCGTCGAAGAGGTGCAGGCGGAAGGCGGGTTCATGACGATGGACGACCTCCGAGCGTTCGAACCGGAGTTCGTCGACCCCGTCTCGACCACCTACGAGGGGGTGGAGGTGTTCGAACTCCCGCCGAACAACCAGGGCCTCATCGCGCTGGAGGCGCTCAACATCGCGAGCGAACTCGACGTGGCTAGCGCTACGGGCGTCGAGCGCTACCACCGCCTCGGCGAGGCGATGAAGCGAGCGTTCCACGACGGCCACCGCTACATCACCGACCCCGAGTTCGAGGAGGTGCCGCCGCTCGCCTCTCGCGAGTGGGCGGAGAAGCGCGCGGCTGACGTGACCGACGAGGCGAGCGACGTCTCGTTCGGCGTCCCGGACTCCCACGCGGAGGATAGCGCGGGACAGGGTCCCGCTGACCCTCGGGACCCGAACCTTCCCGAGGACGCGGACACCGTCCTGCTCTGCGTCGCCGACGACGAGGGGAACGTCGTCTCGTACATCAACTCGCGGTTCGCGGGGTTCGGCTCCGGTCTCGTCGCCGGAGACACCGGCATCGCCCTCCAGAACCGGGGCGCGTCGTTCTCGCTCGACGACGACCAC from Halomarina salina carries:
- a CDS encoding gamma-glutamyltransferase family protein; translation: MERDVDTFGSRRSTVYATNGVVATSQPLAAQAGVRVLEEGGNAFDAAVATAAALNVTEPTSTGLGGDVFALYRTADGEVGGMRSCGGAPREATREKVREAVAGENDETTPEDAEMPHLGPHTVTVPGTARGWEATVERFGRRSLAEALEPAIRYATEGYPVSEVIASHWTGAEDLFESDHAREAYLVDGERAPEAGEVMVLDRLGESLQAIADEGADVVYEGSIGEAIVEEVQAEGGFMTMDDLRAFEPEFVDPVSTTYEGVEVFELPPNNQGLIALEALNIASELDVASATGVERYHRLGEAMKRAFHDGHRYITDPEFEEVPPLASREWAEKRAADVTDEASDVSFGVPDSHAEDSAGQGPADPRDPNLPEDADTVLLCVADDEGNVVSYINSRFAGFGSGLVAGDTGIALQNRGASFSLDDDHPNRLEPEKKPFHTLIPGLLRFDEDDWAAFGVMGGFMQPQGHLQVVTNLVDEGMTPQEALDAPRWRYRESGRLAVETRIPGDVQNGLVRRGHDVQVLPPVMFGGAQFARNADGVLSAATEPRKDGNATGF